A single bacterium DNA region contains:
- a CDS encoding pyruvoyl-dependent arginine decarboxylase, with the protein MFFTKGVGYHKNKLQSFELALRQAGVAHCNLVTVSSIFPPNCRIIAHKKGQQELHPGEITFVVMAREATDEPNRLVSAGIGLAIPKGKHEGYGYLSEHHAFGMKGAKAADLCEDMAATMLATTLGLDIDIETAWDERKQLYKLDRENAIETRSYVQSAEGHKDGLWTTVVALAVLLTD; encoded by the coding sequence ATGTTCTTCACCAAAGGCGTCGGGTACCACAAGAACAAGCTGCAAAGCTTCGAATTGGCCTTGCGTCAGGCGGGCGTTGCGCATTGCAACCTCGTGACCGTTTCGAGCATCTTTCCGCCCAATTGCCGAATCATCGCGCACAAAAAGGGCCAGCAGGAGTTGCACCCCGGCGAGATCACGTTTGTCGTGATGGCGCGCGAGGCCACCGACGAGCCCAACCGCCTGGTTTCCGCGGGTATCGGACTTGCCATCCCCAAGGGCAAACATGAGGGCTACGGCTACCTGTCCGAACACCACGCGTTCGGCATGAAGGGCGCGAAGGCGGCGGATTTGTGCGAGGACATGGCCGCGACGATGCTCGCCACGACACTCGGCCTTGATATCGACATCGAGACGGCGTGGGACGAACGCAAGCAGCTTTACAAGTTGGACCGCGAAAACGCGATCGAAACGCGAAGCTACGTGCAGTCCGCGGAAGGTCACAAGGACGGCCTCTGGACGACGGTGGTCGCGCTCGCCGTCCTTCTGACGGACTGA
- a CDS encoding glycosyltransferase family 4 protein: MPTDPRVLYAIGSRLGGPGIGTTAAHAIAGIEREGLLQGVICLGHEPNAPGAGVADDVRFLPDRARRVVPDRWYWLAKNLVFDRAVGRRLPRFFHGATARGASPDAPPHVHAWNTQASNAIRRAKAHGARVVVDRASTHILTQVAILREAYARHGLVDDSTPAAAIRRALSDYEVADVVAVPSEPVRESFLAHGYPRERLYLNRFGHRVAERIPERAPRRPGDPLRVLFVGQVGVRKGALELLQAWDAARIPGARLSLAGGAEPAAARHISRYAGRDDIAFLGFRNDVPRLMAEHDVFCFPTWEEGSALVTFEAMAHGMAMVTTRAAGSVAIDESSALFVEPGDVRNIADALCRLADEPGTLAALSGAARADVAAYRWEAYGERTAALHRALAEGRLASLVSS; encoded by the coding sequence ATGCCGACCGATCCTCGCGTTCTATACGCCATCGGCTCCCGGCTTGGCGGGCCGGGCATCGGCACGACCGCCGCGCACGCGATCGCCGGGATCGAGCGCGAGGGTTTGCTTCAGGGCGTGATCTGCCTGGGGCACGAGCCGAACGCGCCCGGCGCGGGTGTGGCGGACGACGTGCGTTTTCTGCCCGATCGCGCGCGCCGCGTCGTTCCCGATCGATGGTACTGGCTGGCGAAGAACCTCGTGTTCGACCGCGCGGTCGGCCGCCGCCTTCCGCGTTTTTTTCACGGTGCGACCGCGCGCGGCGCGTCACCCGACGCGCCGCCGCATGTCCACGCCTGGAACACGCAGGCGTCGAACGCCATCCGGCGCGCCAAGGCGCACGGAGCGCGGGTCGTGGTCGATCGCGCGAGCACGCACATCCTGACGCAGGTGGCGATCCTTCGCGAAGCGTACGCGCGGCACGGGCTCGTTGACGATTCGACGCCCGCCGCCGCGATCCGCCGCGCGTTGTCGGACTACGAGGTCGCGGATGTCGTCGCCGTTCCGTCCGAGCCGGTGCGGGAGAGCTTCCTTGCGCACGGCTATCCGCGCGAGCGGCTCTACCTCAATCGCTTCGGCCATCGCGTGGCGGAGCGGATTCCGGAGCGGGCGCCGCGCCGGCCGGGCGATCCGCTGCGCGTGCTTTTCGTCGGGCAGGTCGGCGTGCGCAAGGGCGCGCTCGAATTGCTGCAAGCCTGGGACGCGGCTCGGATCCCCGGAGCGCGCCTGTCGCTCGCCGGCGGCGCGGAGCCGGCAGCCGCGCGGCACATTTCACGTTACGCGGGGCGCGACGACATCGCGTTCCTCGGATTCCGGAACGACGTGCCGCGCCTGATGGCCGAGCACGACGTGTTCTGCTTTCCGACGTGGGAAGAGGGCAGCGCGCTTGTGACCTTCGAGGCGATGGCGCACGGCATGGCGATGGTGACGACGCGCGCGGCGGGATCGGTCGCGATCGACGAAAGTTCCGCGCTGTTTGTCGAGCCGGGCGACGTGCGCAATATCGCGGATGCGCTTTGCCGCCTTGCCGACGAACCGGGGACGCTCGCGGCGCTGTCGGGGGCCGCGCGCGCGGACGTGGCGGCGTATCGCTGGGAAGCCTACGGCGAACGCACGGCGGCGTTGCACCGTGCGCTCGCGGAAGGCCGATTGGCGTCGCTGGTCAGTTCATGA